The Trichosurus vulpecula isolate mTriVul1 chromosome 4, mTriVul1.pri, whole genome shotgun sequence genome contains a region encoding:
- the LOC118847901 gene encoding LOW QUALITY PROTEIN: ADP-ribosylation factor 4-like (The sequence of the model RefSeq protein was modified relative to this genomic sequence to represent the inferred CDS: inserted 1 base in 1 codon; substituted 1 base at 1 genomic stop codon), translating into MGLTILSLLPCVLGKKQMRILMVGLHAAGKTTILYKLKLGEIVTTIPTIGFNVETVEYKNICFTVWDVGGQDKIRTLWRHFFQNTQGLIFVVNSNDCERIQEGAQELQKMLQEDELWDAVLLLFANKQDLPNAMAISEMTDKLGLQFFRNRTWYVQATXATQGTGLXESLEWLSNEHSKR; encoded by the exons ATGGGCCTCACCATCTTGTCACTCTTGCCCTGCGTCTTAGGCAAGAAGCAGATGCGCATCCTGATGGTTGGTTTGCATGCTGCTGGAAAGACGACTATTTTGTACAAGCTGAAGTTAGGGGAGATAGTCACCACCATTCCAACCATCGGTTTTAATGTTGAAACAgtagaatataaaaatatttgtttcacaGTATGGGATGTTGGTGGTCAAGATAAAATTAGAACTCTTTGGAGGCATTTCTTCCAAAATACACAGGGTCTTATTTTTGTGGTAAATAGCAATGATTGTGAGAGAATTCAAGAGGGAGCCCAAGAGCTGCAGAAAAtgcttcaggaagatgaattgtGGGATGCTGTGCTCCTGCTCTTCGCAAACAAGCAGGATCTGCCCAATGCCATGGCGATCAGTGAAATGACAGATAAACTAGGCCTGCAGTTCTTCCGTAACAGAACTTGGTATGTTCAAGCTA TTGCTACACAAGGAACCGGGCTGTAAGAGAGTCTGGAATGGCTGTCTAATGAACATTCCAAACGTTAA